The Acetivibrio saccincola genome window below encodes:
- a CDS encoding RAMP superfamily CRISPR-associated protein — MIYKSKLTETVKYEVAATNISPVSVKDGEDNIKIDELTGKAYIPGTSIAGAFRDFYEKNIDRNSDENNNVLFGGKKTGMSSVVFYDAYFTDATQKEVISSRPGLKIDRERLTGKIFSGSKGSKFKRQFLNEGINFIFTFELNNYEASPEFDKMQKDFEELLKAFLHGEIPLGNNKMIGFGRFKGEKVLKKVVNFESMEGILSYLLKEDGKTTDITEKIMGEEYISPKVQFKVKAKTLTPLLIKDEVVRLSDKPDGINIKNAKGNEIIPGSSIKGALRTRAEKISKTFPQINEEIISNIFGIESKKDEGRISRFNCFDVELKHVKRGVYNKIKVDHFSGGVEQGALVKEETVMGDLELICTLDKSELGDYTKEVGLILLVLRDLCIGNLNVGSGYAVGRGFVKAETLEIIDNEKLLYYFDSPDKEVEQKFNRYISELMKQG; from the coding sequence ATGATTTATAAAAGTAAACTAACTGAAACGGTAAAGTATGAAGTGGCGGCAACAAATATTTCCCCTGTGTCTGTAAAGGATGGAGAAGACAATATTAAGATAGATGAATTAACAGGCAAGGCTTATATTCCGGGAACATCAATAGCAGGAGCTTTCAGAGATTTTTATGAAAAAAATATTGACAGAAACTCCGATGAAAATAACAATGTACTATTTGGCGGAAAAAAGACCGGCATGAGCAGTGTAGTTTTTTATGATGCGTATTTTACCGATGCTACCCAAAAAGAAGTTATTTCATCACGACCGGGTTTAAAAATAGACAGGGAAAGGCTTACCGGAAAGATTTTTTCAGGGAGCAAAGGAAGTAAATTTAAAAGACAATTCTTAAATGAAGGCATCAATTTTATATTTACATTTGAACTGAATAATTATGAGGCAAGTCCTGAATTTGATAAAATGCAAAAAGATTTTGAAGAATTATTAAAGGCATTTTTACATGGTGAAATCCCTTTAGGAAATAACAAAATGATTGGATTTGGAAGATTTAAAGGAGAGAAGGTTTTAAAAAAGGTTGTTAATTTTGAAAGTATGGAAGGCATACTTAGTTATTTACTGAAAGAAGATGGAAAGACAACGGATATAACAGAAAAAATAATGGGGGAAGAATATATTTCTCCAAAAGTACAGTTTAAAGTAAAGGCAAAAACCCTCACACCGTTACTTATAAAAGATGAGGTAGTACGCCTTTCTGATAAACCTGACGGTATAAATATTAAAAATGCGAAAGGAAATGAAATAATACCCGGAAGTTCTATTAAAGGTGCTTTAAGAACAAGGGCTGAAAAAATTTCAAAGACTTTCCCGCAAATTAATGAAGAAATAATATCAAATATCTTTGGTATTGAGTCAAAAAAGGATGAAGGCCGCATTTCAAGATTTAACTGTTTTGATGTTGAGTTAAAACATGTAAAAAGAGGAGTTTACAACAAAATAAAAGTTGATCACTTTTCAGGTGGTGTAGAGCAGGGAGCATTAGTAAAAGAAGAAACAGTTATGGGGGATTTGGAGTTAATTTGTACATTGGATAAGTCAGAACTTGGGGATTACACAAAAGAAGTGGGACTAATACTATTAGTTTTGAGAGATTTGTGTATAGGAAATTTAAATGTGGGAAGCGGGTATGCAGTCGGAAGAGGTTTTGTAAAAGCAGAAACACTGGAAATTATCGATAATGAAAAGCTTTTATACTATTTTGATTCACCGGATAAAGAAGTTGAACAAAAATTTAACCGGTATATATCAGAACTTATGAAACAGGGGTGA
- a CDS encoding TIGR03986 family type III CRISPR-associated RAMP protein, which produces MAKNNTKPAFKSKAPYNFIGLENFVLDRCGDEKELSMHGKYHENLKTGYLTYEIETVSLLHISDGDGKLFKNPEGKYVIPGNTIRGMTRYNASIFSFSSVINEAHGKEDIKNRRFYFRTFASKDTEMSKWYKIKTGLKQYKRSGYRFSILEKVHAGYMRKRGNEYIITPAVKLENTRTREGNQPGKMHSYTPIHEYELRSKNISGIKYLYKSGLKREDYKKKEKLKENRESNFAPYYCDINYSINNGKAQVDINGKHKGTIANSDYIEGKVHHYLIFEEDRESAEIVITKEQAELYEEDLNYTNKLHGKKHSYYALPKNGEVKPVFYIKDDEGVVFGFTPYLRLSAKGSIHDGIPKAHMEYEGVDFVDAMFGWKDFKTKLSFQDAVCESDNPRLTENYEIVLGEPKPSWYRGYLKQRKENSLESYNTEGFEIRGRKFYWMKKDIEGKNIGNREDSESKISTVIKCYDEKTKFKGKVVFENLSDEELGLLIYSLKQGDTEGYFNIGKGKPYGFGKCKIKITGLKIEDINAKYSSFNPDFEKSEEIEKYIDSFKKYIVENYKKKVNSVNEIKSYREFELSKKTIENDKAKYMKVGDFAKKAELPDIEDVINEDGDVVSNKMGSGKMGSDKERNHNGAGRKNDYKKHKNKTSGSGDRGYGKYNEGRNRNLNTNAFDILKNLKLDD; this is translated from the coding sequence ATGGCTAAAAATAATACAAAACCGGCATTTAAATCCAAAGCACCATATAATTTTATAGGACTTGAAAATTTTGTGCTTGATAGGTGCGGTGATGAAAAAGAATTATCAATGCATGGTAAGTATCATGAAAATTTAAAAACAGGCTATTTAACATATGAAATAGAAACTGTATCTTTGCTGCACATTTCTGACGGTGACGGAAAACTATTTAAAAATCCTGAAGGCAAATATGTTATACCGGGCAATACAATAAGGGGAATGACCAGGTACAATGCATCAATATTTTCATTTTCGTCAGTAATAAATGAGGCACATGGTAAAGAAGATATTAAAAACAGAAGGTTTTATTTCAGAACGTTTGCTTCAAAGGATACAGAAATGAGCAAATGGTACAAAATCAAAACAGGGCTTAAACAATATAAAAGATCAGGCTATAGATTTAGCATTTTAGAAAAAGTACATGCAGGATATATGAGGAAAAGAGGAAATGAATATATTATAACCCCGGCTGTTAAGTTGGAAAATACAAGGACAAGAGAAGGGAATCAACCCGGAAAGATGCATTCGTATACGCCGATACATGAATATGAACTGAGAAGTAAAAATATTTCCGGAATTAAGTATCTTTATAAAAGTGGGCTAAAAAGAGAGGATTATAAAAAGAAAGAAAAGCTAAAAGAAAACAGGGAATCAAACTTTGCTCCTTACTATTGTGATATAAATTACAGTATAAATAATGGAAAAGCCCAGGTTGACATTAATGGAAAGCATAAAGGCACGATTGCTAATTCAGACTACATAGAAGGGAAAGTACACCACTACCTGATATTTGAAGAAGACAGGGAAAGTGCGGAAATTGTTATAACCAAGGAACAGGCGGAATTATATGAGGAGGATTTAAATTATACCAATAAACTCCACGGTAAAAAACATAGTTATTATGCACTTCCTAAGAATGGTGAAGTTAAGCCGGTTTTTTACATAAAAGATGATGAAGGAGTTGTTTTTGGTTTTACTCCTTATTTAAGGTTAAGTGCGAAAGGAAGCATACACGATGGTATACCAAAAGCACATATGGAGTATGAAGGTGTGGATTTTGTAGATGCTATGTTTGGCTGGAAGGATTTTAAGACAAAATTATCTTTTCAAGATGCTGTCTGTGAAAGTGACAATCCCAGGTTAACGGAAAACTATGAAATAGTATTGGGAGAACCTAAACCTTCCTGGTATAGGGGCTATTTGAAGCAAAGAAAAGAGAATTCTCTTGAATCATATAATACAGAAGGTTTTGAAATAAGAGGAAGAAAATTTTATTGGATGAAGAAGGATATAGAAGGAAAAAATATAGGGAACAGGGAGGATAGCGAAAGCAAAATAAGCACAGTTATAAAGTGCTATGATGAAAAAACAAAATTTAAAGGCAAGGTTGTTTTTGAAAATTTAAGTGATGAGGAATTGGGACTTTTAATTTATTCCCTGAAGCAGGGAGATACAGAAGGTTATTTTAACATAGGCAAAGGAAAACCATATGGTTTTGGAAAGTGCAAAATAAAAATAACAGGACTTAAAATAGAAGATATAAATGCAAAATATTCTTCTTTTAATCCTGATTTTGAAAAAAGTGAAGAAATAGAAAAGTACATAGACTCATTTAAAAAATACATAGTTGAGAATTATAAAAAGAAAGTAAACAGTGTAAATGAAATTAAAAGCTATAGAGAATTTGAGCTGAGCAAAAAGACAATAGAAAATGACAAAGCAAAATATATGAAAGTAGGTGACTTTGCTAAGAAGGCAGAACTTCCGGATATAGAGGATGTTATTAATGAAGATGGTGATGTAGTATCAAATAAGATGGGTTCAGGGAAAATGGGGTCAGACAAAGAAAGGAACCACAATGGTGCTGGAAGAAAGAATGATTATAAAAAACATAAAAATAAGACATCCGGAAGTGGAGATAGGGGCTATGGAAAATATAATGAAGGCAGAAACCGGAATTTAAACACAAATGCCTTTGATATACTTAAAAATCTTAAACTTGATGATTAA
- the csx2 gene encoding TIGR02221 family CRISPR-associated protein yields MGVKLFTFLGTNDYKETEYFFGDESSTKSYKSRFTQEAIVKTLEIPELEVIVFTTEEAYQKNWIPKDEGLKSKLENANVKCKNIMIPQGKTNEEIWQIFNLVYENIEENDEIYVDITHSLRSIPVVFMSVLNHAKITKGCHIKRILYGAYEVKEEDNRSPIFDLILFDKITDWSFGVDQLISTGESEKFCSAAEETLKPLKSQTQGKDELVSLTEKCAKKIKEFYTDLKLAQGKPIQKNGVELKNLLDEIKELNKDERLEIKPFYDILEKIENQVDFFEENNLVENILGCAKLCVKFGMYQQAYTFLLENIINYICLEAGLDWNKLKDRENVAKVIGLKNLAVRKEKNYEKGQESGDKETSDKETELQNLKDKLGFITEDIAKYYDKLGQYRNTLNHAGFRENPLSKKKVLDEINSFISEFEKLFLEKEILEEGEKEHVL; encoded by the coding sequence ATGGGTGTTAAATTGTTTACTTTTTTAGGTACTAATGATTATAAAGAAACAGAATATTTTTTTGGCGATGAGTCAAGTACAAAAAGCTATAAAAGCAGGTTTACCCAGGAGGCAATTGTAAAAACACTGGAAATACCTGAATTAGAAGTCATAGTATTTACTACAGAGGAAGCATATCAAAAAAACTGGATTCCAAAAGACGAAGGTCTTAAAAGCAAATTGGAAAATGCAAATGTTAAATGCAAAAACATAATGATACCACAAGGAAAAACAAATGAAGAAATATGGCAAATTTTTAATTTAGTATATGAAAATATAGAAGAAAATGATGAAATATATGTTGATATTACACATTCTTTAAGAAGTATCCCTGTGGTTTTTATGTCAGTTTTAAATCATGCAAAAATCACAAAGGGATGCCATATAAAAAGGATTTTATATGGTGCATATGAAGTAAAGGAAGAAGATAACAGATCACCCATTTTTGATTTAATACTATTTGATAAAATTACAGACTGGAGTTTTGGAGTAGATCAACTTATATCAACAGGAGAAAGTGAAAAGTTTTGTTCAGCGGCAGAGGAGACGCTAAAACCTTTAAAATCCCAAACTCAAGGAAAGGATGAATTAGTATCACTAACTGAAAAATGTGCGAAAAAAATAAAGGAGTTTTATACAGATTTAAAGCTGGCACAAGGCAAGCCTATACAAAAAAACGGTGTAGAATTAAAGAATTTGTTAGATGAAATTAAAGAACTCAATAAGGATGAACGTTTGGAAATAAAGCCATTCTACGATATTCTTGAAAAAATAGAAAATCAAGTAGATTTTTTTGAAGAAAATAATTTGGTGGAAAACATATTGGGATGTGCCAAATTATGTGTAAAATTTGGTATGTATCAGCAGGCATATACATTCTTATTGGAAAACATTATAAATTATATTTGTTTAGAAGCAGGACTGGATTGGAATAAATTAAAGGACAGGGAAAATGTGGCAAAAGTAATAGGCTTAAAAAATCTTGCAGTGAGAAAAGAAAAAAATTATGAAAAAGGGCAAGAGTCTGGTGATAAAGAAACTAGTGATAAAGAAACAGAACTACAAAATTTAAAAGATAAATTAGGGTTTATAACAGAAGATATAGCAAAGTATTATGACAAATTAGGTCAATACAGGAATACGCTAAATCATGCCGGATTTAGAGAGAATCCGCTGTCAAAGAAGAAAGTGCTGGATGAAATCAATTCATTTATTAGTGAATTTGAAAAACTCTTTTTGGAAAAAGAAATATTAGAAGAGGGAGAAAAAGAGCATGTTTTGTGA
- a CDS encoding TIGR02710 family CRISPR-associated CARF protein: MFCEEQLAQKTKVWKGMERSTDEQRKLAEDYYKFEIMPIVIDCFLQKYQKEEPCESMVLTLGTSYEPLVLSILALKPKKVLILYTEQSFHLLDDVIEFTKLKPTQYKATEVDSESPLQLYQEIKKAYERWGRPEDIYVDFTGGTKSMAAGCAMAGSAIGAKLIYVPGKYLTHLRKPEPGTEKLFYVDDPYTVFGDIEREQAFCLFNEMDYISAYRIFDELEKKVPNSKEDDAFKYLSKAYSGWDSLDISEAKINLSKCYDIILKKGKLEKNLVLLQHEQKIKDQIEFLEVLEKLHCREKGDKEFIFNNIGYLIANLYQNAVRREAKERYEMATLLLYRILETIEQKRLWNYGIDTENADFSKLGYSDEELREKINAIRIKIKGFNEIEHLDKKVSLMAGYILLAAIGDDIIKNKKTAQLNRLKHKVDLRNKSIFAHGYEFIDKKKFEEFKDLVVEYMNLFFELENINKEKMLSVCEFIRL, from the coding sequence ATGTTTTGTGAGGAACAATTAGCCCAAAAAACAAAAGTATGGAAAGGTATGGAAAGAAGCACAGATGAGCAAAGAAAATTGGCAGAAGACTACTACAAGTTTGAAATTATGCCTATTGTAATAGACTGTTTTTTGCAAAAATATCAAAAGGAAGAGCCCTGCGAATCAATGGTGTTAACCCTGGGTACTTCATATGAGCCGCTAGTGCTTTCCATACTTGCACTAAAACCTAAAAAAGTATTAATTCTTTATACAGAGCAATCATTTCATTTATTAGATGATGTAATAGAGTTTACAAAGTTAAAGCCAACCCAGTACAAAGCTACTGAAGTTGATTCTGAAAGTCCCCTGCAGCTGTATCAAGAGATAAAGAAAGCATATGAAAGATGGGGAAGACCTGAAGATATTTATGTGGATTTTACAGGCGGTACAAAATCCATGGCTGCCGGATGTGCAATGGCAGGTTCGGCAATAGGGGCAAAACTTATATATGTACCAGGAAAGTATCTTACCCATCTCAGAAAACCGGAGCCGGGAACAGAAAAGCTTTTTTATGTTGATGACCCTTACACTGTTTTTGGGGATATTGAAAGGGAGCAGGCATTTTGTCTTTTTAATGAAATGGACTATATTTCGGCATACAGGATTTTTGATGAGCTTGAGAAAAAAGTACCCAATTCAAAAGAAGATGATGCTTTTAAATATTTATCCAAGGCATATAGTGGGTGGGACAGCCTTGATATCAGTGAAGCAAAGATTAACCTTTCTAAATGCTATGATATAATTTTAAAAAAGGGGAAGCTTGAAAAGAATCTTGTTTTATTACAACATGAACAGAAAATAAAAGATCAGATTGAGTTTTTGGAAGTATTGGAAAAGCTACATTGCAGGGAAAAAGGGGACAAGGAATTTATATTTAATAATATTGGATATCTAATAGCTAACCTTTATCAAAATGCAGTAAGAAGGGAAGCAAAAGAAAGATATGAAATGGCAACACTGCTTTTGTATAGGATTCTTGAAACTATTGAGCAAAAAAGGCTGTGGAATTATGGTATTGATACTGAAAATGCAGATTTTTCGAAATTAGGCTATAGTGATGAGGAACTGCGCGAAAAAATAAATGCCATAAGAATAAAGATAAAAGGATTTAACGAAATAGAGCATTTAGACAAGAAGGTGAGTCTTATGGCAGGATATATACTTCTTGCAGCTATAGGTGATGATATTATAAAGAATAAAAAAACAGCCCAGCTAAACAGATTAAAACACAAAGTGGATTTAAGAAATAAGAGTATTTTTGCACACGGGTATGAATTTATAGATAAGAAAAAATTTGAAGAATTTAAAGATTTAGTTGTAGAATATATGAATTTGTTTTTTGAACTTGAAAATATAAATAAGGAAAAAATGCTTTCAGTTTGTGAATTTATCAGATTGTAG